TCATAGGTTCAAATTTCATAATCTTTTTACTTTTTTGTACTCTATGTGACATTCTTATAGCAAGCCTCTTTAAAGTTTCTTCTCTTTTAGATCTATAATTTTCCGTATCAATTGTTACTTTCTTATATTCTCCAGAATTATTTTTATTTACAACTAAGCTTACGAGATATTGAAGAGAATCTAAAGTTTCTCCTCTATATCCTATTATTATTCCCATATTAGAGCCTATAATTTCAATATTAATTTTATTTTTTAATTCTTTGACTATAATTTCTGCATCAATACCCATATTATCAAAAATATTTTTTAAAAAATTTTTAGCTTCATCACAACAATTTCTTTTAATTGTAGCTTTTATTCTTGCAGGGCGTTTACCAATAATACTTAAAAGTCCTTTACTTCCTTCATCAATAACCATAATATCTACTTTATCTTCAGTAACTCCAAGTTTATTAATAGCATTTTTTTTTGCTTCTTCTATAGTCTTACCTGTCATTTCAATACAATGCATACCTCAGGCCCCCCCTCAGTAAATCAATTAATTATCTTTTCTATTTCTCTTGTTTTTTACAGTATTTTTATTATCTATCGTAACACTGCTTTCATCTACAACCTTATTTTCGTTACTTTCATTTTCTATCTTACTTGCAACCATTTTCATAACTAACTTAGTCTGAAATATTTGTACTATATTACCAGTTACCCAATATAAAACTAATGCTGCATTAAACATTAAACTCATATAGAAAAGTACACCAGACATAACTATATTCATAGTTGCAGTTTGTTTTGCTTGAGATTTATCTGACGTAGTTGATGACAACAAAATACCAGAGAAATATGTAGTAGCACCAGACAATACTGGGAGTATCCACGTAGTCCAATCAGATATAGTAGCATGTTTTGATAAATCACTAATCCATAGAAATCCAATACCTTTTATATTTAATGTATAAAATACATAATAAAGTGCTATAAGTATGGGATATTGTATTAATAAAGGTAAACATCCACCTAGAGGATTAACACCTTTTTCTTTATATAATTTCATAGTTTCCTGTTGTAATTTTTGTGGGTCACTTTTATACTTAGTCTGAAGTTTTTTTACTTCTGGACCTATTTTACTCATCATTAATGATGATTTAATTTGCTTAAAATTTAAAGGTAATAACAATAATCTTATTATTATAGTAAGCACTATTATAGATAAACCAATAGATATATTCTTGTCTGGGAAAATACTGAATATTGCATTATCTATTCTATTGAAAAAATTAACAAATAAATCATTTAAAAATTTGATTTTAAACAAACCCTAAGCCTCCTATATTTTATTTAACAGGATCATATCCACCTTCACTAAAAGGATTACACCTAAAAATTCTTATAATCGACATGCATCCTCCTTTTAAAATACCATATTTACTTATTGCATCCATTGCATATTGAGAACAAGTTGGATAAAATCTACAACAAGGCTTTTTTAAAGGTGATATATATTTTCTATAAAATTTTATCATTGATAATATTATTTTCTTCATAATTTAATAAACCTGACCTTTTAAACAGATTTTTTAAAGAAGCTTCTATTTCTTTGTAACTTTTATCTTTTGAATTAATACGAGCAATAACTACGAAATCATATCCTTTTTTTAGTGATTCTTTGTTCAATCTATAACCTTCACTTATTAATCTCTTTACTCTGCTTCGTATAACACTTTTTCCAACCTTTTTACTCACAGATATTCCAATTCTATTAATATCTTTATTTCTTAAATTTCTAAATGTATACAATACTAAAAGATTATTAGAAATAGATTTCCCTTTTCTATAGACATTTCTGAACTCAGAATTTTTTCTTATTCTGTCTTCCTTCATACAAAATCTAATGCTCCTTTAAAAACATACTGATTTTTCGTTAAATTACAGAAAAAGGCCACAAAAGCGGCCCTTATGCTGTCAATTTTTTTCTACCTTTTTGTCTTCTCTTCTTTAAAATATTTCTTCCAGATAAAGTACTCATTCTTTTTCTGAAACCATGTTCTTTTTTTCTTTGTTTCTTTTTTGGTTGATAAGTCATGAACATAATTTTGCACCTCCCTTTTTTGTGCAGTCTAAATTTTATAAAACAACTATTTTAATAACTAATTTATAGTTTTACTTTTACATTATATATTTACATAATAGTAATGTCAATATAAATGAATTTTTATTATGAAATAA
This genomic window from Clostridium pasteurianum DSM 525 = ATCC 6013 contains:
- the yidC gene encoding membrane protein insertase YidC, with the protein product MFKIKFLNDLFVNFFNRIDNAIFSIFPDKNISIGLSIIVLTIIIRLLLLPLNFKQIKSSLMMSKIGPEVKKLQTKYKSDPQKLQQETMKLYKEKGVNPLGGCLPLLIQYPILIALYYVFYTLNIKGIGFLWISDLSKHATISDWTTWILPVLSGATTYFSGILLSSTTSDKSQAKQTATMNIVMSGVLFYMSLMFNAALVLYWVTGNIVQIFQTKLVMKMVASKIENESNENKVVDESSVTIDNKNTVKNKRNRKDN
- the jag gene encoding RNA-binding cell elongation regulator Jag/EloR; translated protein: MHCIEMTGKTIEEAKKNAINKLGVTEDKVDIMVIDEGSKGLLSIIGKRPARIKATIKRNCCDEAKNFLKNIFDNMGIDAEIIVKELKNKINIEIIGSNMGIIIGYRGETLDSLQYLVSLVVNKNNSGEYKKVTIDTENYRSKREETLKRLAIRMSHRVQKSKKIMKFEPMNPYERRIIHSALQSCKNIKTYSEGDEPNRYVVIDIKKA
- the rnpA gene encoding ribonuclease P protein component, with protein sequence MKEDRIRKNSEFRNVYRKGKSISNNLLVLYTFRNLRNKDINRIGISVSKKVGKSVIRSRVKRLISEGYRLNKESLKKGYDFVVIARINSKDKSYKEIEASLKNLFKRSGLLNYEENNIINDKIL
- the rpmH gene encoding 50S ribosomal protein L34, which gives rise to MFMTYQPKKKQRKKEHGFRKRMSTLSGRNILKKRRQKGRKKLTA
- the yidD gene encoding membrane protein insertion efficiency factor YidD, translating into MKKIILSMIKFYRKYISPLKKPCCRFYPTCSQYAMDAISKYGILKGGCMSIIRIFRCNPFSEGGYDPVK